In a single window of the Drosophila albomicans strain 15112-1751.03 chromosome 3, ASM965048v2, whole genome shotgun sequence genome:
- the LOC117569405 gene encoding neuropeptide-like 3 — protein sequence MYKLVVLSALLAVAAARPGYLEAGPLLHSYAAPAIIHEPALAKVGHIVKSIPTAVSHQSISQVHSSAHIVQPIVAPVIKTYAAPIIKTYAAPVLHTSVLSPSWASHGWESSW from the exons ATGTACAAGTTG GTGGTGTTGTCTGCTCTGCTCGCTGTGGCCGCTGCTCGCCCGGGCTATCTGGAGGCAGGTCCTCTACTGCATAGCTACGCTGCTCCCGCTATCATCCATGAACCGGCTCTCGCCAAGGTGGGACACATTGTGAAGAGCATTCCCACCGCTGTCTCGCATCAGAGCATCAGCCAGGTGCACAGCTCCGCGCACATTGTGCAACCCATTGTGGCACCCGTCATCAAAACCTATGCCGCACCCATCATCAAGACCTATGCAGCTCCTGTGCTCCACACTTCGGTGCTGTCGCCTTCGTGGGCTTCTCACGGCTGGGAGTCATCCTGGTAA
- the LOC117571564 gene encoding larval/pupal cuticle protein H1C, which yields MFKLVVLSALLAVAVARPGHLYESPVVYSAPAATIVQEPVLAKVGAVVKSIPSSVSHQSQSVVHSAAHYVEDVVAPVVKSYAAPVVSSYVAAPAPIISSYVAPAPIVKTVATYAAAAPVLKTIATPVVYNAGW from the exons atgttcaaattg GTGGTGTTGTCTGCTCTCCTTGCCGTAGCTGTTGCTCGTCCCGGTCATCTTTATGAATCTCCCGTAGTCTATTCGGCGCCAGCTGCCACAATTGTCCAAGAACCGGTGCTGGCCAAGGTCGGTGCTGTGGTCAAGAGCATTCCCTCATCGGTCTCCCATCAGAGCCAATCGGTGGTCCATAGCGCTGCTCACTATGTCGAGGATGTGGTTGCACCTGTCGTCAAGTCCTATGCTGCCCCAGTTGTCTCCAGCTACGTGGCTGCTCCAGCGCCAATCATCTCCAGCTATGTGGCACCTGCTCCCATTGTCAAGACTGTGGCCACCTATGCCGCTGCTGCTCCAGTGCTGAAGACCATTGCCACGCCCGTTGTCTACAATGCTGGCTGGTAA
- the LOC117572034 gene encoding mucin-17-like: protein MFKLVVLSALLAVAVARPGHLIESSPLVYAAPAATIVQEPVLAKVGAVVKSVPTAISHQSQSVVHSSAHVVEDIVAPVVKSTPVVSYAAPAPVVHSTYAAAAPVVHSTYAAAAPVVHSAYVAAPVAHVAASSPLTYTATGVWFEQQATVYPSTQVKEPANQKHSSNMFKLFVLSALLAVAAARPGHLAAAPLVYSAPATAIVQEPALAKVGAVVKSVPTAVSHQSVTQVHSTPVVEDVVAPVVKTTLHAAAPVATYAAAAPVSTYSAVAPVSTYSAVAPVATYAAAAPVSTYSAVAPVSTYSAVAPISTYSAVHAPVSTYSAVPAPVAYSAPVVHSAPLTYAASAW, encoded by the exons atgttcaaattgGTGGTATTGTCTGCTCTCCTTGCCGTAGCCGTTGCACGTCCCGGACATCTGATCGAATCCTCGCCGCTCGTCTATGCCGCTCCAGCTGCCACAATTGTCCAGGAGCCAGTCCTGGCCAAGGTCGGTGCTGTAGTGAAGAGTGTGCCCACCGCCATCTCCCATCAGAGCCAATCGGTGGTCCACAGCTCCGCTCATGTTGTCGAGGATATTGTCGCTCCCGTCGTCAAGTCAACGCCCGTTGTCAGCTAcgctgctcctgctccagtTGTCCACAGCACCTACGCCGCAGCTGCCCCAGTGGTGCACAGCACTTATGCCGCAGCTGCCCCAGTGGTGCACAGTGCCTATGTTGCTGCACCAGTTGCTCATGTTGCTGCCTCTTCGCCTCTGACTTACACCGCCACGGGAGTGTGGT TTgagcaacaggcaacagtcTACCCTTCGACACAAGTCAAAGAACCGGCAAACCAAAAACACAGCTCCAACATGTTCAAATTG ttcgTTCTCTCCGCTCTGCTCGCCGTTGCCGCCGCTCGTCCAGGACATCTGGCTGCTGCTCCCTTGGTGTACAGCGCCCCAGCCACCGCTATTGTGCAGGAACCCGCTTTGGCCAAGGTCGGTGCTGTGGTCAAGAGCGTGCCCACCGCTGTCAGCCACCAGAGCGTCACCCAGGTGCACAGCACACCCGTCGTTGAGGATGTCGTCGCTCCCGTTGTGAAGACCACTCTGCACGCCGCCGCTCCAGTTGCCACCTATGCCGCCGCTGCTCCCGTCTCCACCTACTCGGCTGTCGCACCTGTGTCCACTTACTCGGCTGTTGCTCCAGTTGCCAcctatgctgctgctgctcctgtgtCCACCTACTCCGCTGTGGCTCCTGTCTCTACCTACTCGGCTGTGGCTCCTATCTCTACCTACTCCGCTGTGCACGCTCCCGTCTCCACCTACTCCGCAGTGCCCGCTCCCGTTGCCTACTCTGCTCCAGTGGTGCACTCCGCTCCCTTGACTTATGCCGCCAGCGCCTGGTaa
- the LOC117572033 gene encoding uncharacterized protein LOC117572033 translates to MLKSLFVLCVAVVALSQARPHASYLPSYETIEYAPTVLGYDTVALPAAVSHQSSTVVHEKRPYWRPIIDHHTPLLKTYSPASYTYAAAPLSYSSEWYEPGWNSGLSYPSIYLK, encoded by the exons ATGCTGAAATCT CTATTCGTGTTGTGCGTGGCTGTTGTGGCGCTGAGTCAGGCACGTCCTCATGCCAGCTATTTGCCCAGCTACGAGACCATCGAGTATGCGCCCACTGTGCTGGGCTACGACACTGTGGCACTCCCAGCTGCTGTCTCCCATCAGAGCTCGACTGTGGTGCACGAGAAGCGTCCCTACTGGCGTCCCATCATCGATCATCACACACCTCTTTTGAAGACCTACAGCCCAGCTAGTTATACCTATGCTGCTGCTCCACTCAGCTACAGCAGCGAGTGGTACGAACCTGGATGGAACAGTGGCCTCAGCTATCCCAGCATCTACCTCAAGTga